A window of Rhizobium tumorigenes genomic DNA:
GTTCGTAGCCGTAGAGGGTGATTTCCGGCATCAGGCCATCTCCGCCGTTTGCTCGAGTTCGAACCGCATCTTTTCCATTAGGCGGGCGTGGTGCGCCTGCCTGCCGCTTGCCTGCGGGGAAAGAGGGCCGAGAATGACACCGTGAATGGCGGTCTTGTCGGGGGAGACTCGCTGGACGGCCATGAGCAGCCGGTCGCCATCCGCCGCCAGCAGTCCGGTGTTGGCATCCAGATGTTTCATTCCCGCCTGATCGAGCGCCGCGAGCACATCGCTGATCGGACAATCGACATAGAGGCTGCGGACGGGCGCGAATTCTGCGGCACCCACGGCATCCGGCAAAACGGCCTCGCTGGATGCCGTCGCCCAGATGATCCCGTAGTCTTCCCGCGCAAGATATGTCGGCACCTTGATGGTCAAAGGCACGTCCAGCGCAGGATGGGCCGGGATGTAGCGGCACTGACCGGCAGCATCATACTGCCAGCCGTGGTAGAGGCAGGCAATATGGTCGCCGCGCACGAAACCGAAGCTCATCCGCATGCCGCGATGCGGACAGCGATCCTCCCAGACATGGACGATGCCGCTGCTGTCGCGCCAGACGACGATCTCCTGCCCGTCGACGACGGCACCCGCCGAGGTTCCGGGCTCGATCGAGGACGAAAGCCCGACCGGCACCCACCCTGCTTCCAGTCTCATGATCCGCTCCTCTTCATGCCGCAGCATGTCGCTCGATATCCAGGATGATGCAGTCGTAAGGGCCCAGGCTGCAGGCCATCTCGAACGCATCGACGAGATCGCCCTGACCGCGAACCGAAAGAGTGGCGGCTGCACTGTCGCAGGCGCCGAAATCGATGTCGAGATCCAGCTTGCGGGCGCGATGCGTGGCAAACTCCGTGAAGCTGTCGCAGATCATCTGACCGCGAAAGATAAAGCTTGCCGCTTCGATCATCGCTCGACCTCGCTCGGGCAAGCGCCGCTCTGCGACCTCCCTAGTGCCTTGACCTGCATGAAAATGACCCGTCTTGCATAAATTTTCATCGCGCCTTAGTTTTGTGCATCCTATCCGGTTTTTGCCGGAGAGTTCAAGTCGGTTTGGTGACGGAGTTGTTGCCTTTTGCGCCTGAGCGCCTTCGAAAAATTGGCACTATTCCGAACAAATGCCGTCTGACACTGTGATTGCCGATAGCGTCTTGCGCGCTTGAGATGGACGAAACCGCGCAGATCTATGCCGCTCCAGAGCCGTTTTCGACCGGGAAGTTGGTCCTCGTCATCTGGCACAGTTGTTGCGTCGCATAAATCAACGCTGGCCGAAGCCGGCTATAAAGGGGGATACCATGCTGGACTTGCGTACGCTTTCAAGACGCGGATTTTTGAACATGAGTGCCGCTGGCGCCGCCTCGCTGATGCTGCCGACAGGCTTTGCCAGCCAGGCACTGGCCGCCTCGGCATTTCCCCCGATCAAGGAAGAAGACGCTGTTGTCGGTTTCGGCCATGTCGGCCCTATCTCCGACGAGGGATGGACCTGGTCCCACCATCAGGGTCTCCTGGCCGTTAAGAAGGCCTATCCCAAACTCAAGAAGGTTCTCGAGGTCGAGAACATTCCCTACTCGGCCGACGCCACACGCACCTATCGCCAGTTCGTCAGCGAAGGCGCCAACATCATCTTCGATACGTCGTCCAACGGCGATTTCCTGCATGGGGTGGTCAAGCGCGCCACCGACGTCGCCTTCATGGAATGCGACGGCCGCGTGACGATGGACAATCTCGGCTGGTACTACCTCGCCCACTGGTATCCGACTTATGTGATCGGTGTTGCCGCCGGCCATCTGTCTAAAACCGGCAAGCTCGGCTACATCGCCTCTTTCCCGGTCGCTTCCGTCTATGCATCGACCAACGCATTCCTGATGGGCGCTCGCAGCGTCAACCCGAACGCCGTGTTGCAGACCATCGTCATCAACTCGTGGTTCGACCCGCAGGCAGCGACGCAGGCCGGCACGGCGTTGATCGACAACGGCTGCGACTTCCTCTTCGGTATTATGGATGAGGCCGGATATCTCCAGGTCGCGGAAAAGCGTGGCGTCTGGGCGGCGATGTGGAACACCGACATCCGCCGCTACGGCCCGAAATCCTATGTCTCGTCCGTGCTGATCGACTTCACCAAATTCTATGTCGACCAGGTCGGCAAGCGCCTCGCCGGCACCTGGACGCCGACCGAGCAGCTGTTTGCCATGGGTGCGGGCGTCGATCGCGACAAATGGGGCGAAAAGGTTCCGACCGACGTCGCGGCGGCGGCCGACGCAGTCCGCCAGAAGATGGTTGGCGGCTGGTCCCCGTTTACCGGAGAGATCAAGGATGCAAGCGGAAAGGTACGTGTTGCTGCCGGCCAGACGATGACCGACCTGGAACTCTACAACTGGGACTGGTCGGTCGAGGGCGTCTCGGGCCTTTCCGGCTGATCCCGGTCGACAACCACCAATCCGGGACCCGGCCTTGCGGCCGGGTTCGCTGCTTTCCTTCCGGTGCATATTGATGACTGAAAACGCGATCCGTTTCAAAGCTCCTGCCGGTGCGCCGCCTTTGGTCCAGCTGAAGGGTATCTCCAAGTATTTTCCAGGCGTCGTCGCCAACGAGAATGTCGACCTCGATGTCATGCCGGGTGAGATCCACGCCCTCTTGGGCGAAAACGGCGCCGGCAAGTCGACCCTGATGAACATCCTGACCGGTATCTACCAGCCGGACGCGGGCGAAATCATTATCGACGGTTACGCCAAGCAGTTCGCCACCCCGCTGCAGGCCATCGCTGCGGGGATCGGTATGGTGCATCAGCATTTCAAGCTCGTGCAGGCGTTCACGGTTGCCGAAAACATCCATCTCGGCTGGTCTGAGACACCCCGCCGTGCCTCGGCGCCTGTTCTGGAAGCCCGGACTGAGGCGCTTGCCGAAAAATTCAATCTCCAGACCCGACCGGGCGCGCGGGTGAGCGACCTGTCGACGGGTGAGCAGCAGCGCGTCGAAATCCTGCGCGTGCTTGCCCGCCAGGCGCGCGTGCTGATCCTCGACGAGC
This region includes:
- a CDS encoding BMP family ABC transporter substrate-binding protein is translated as MLDLRTLSRRGFLNMSAAGAASLMLPTGFASQALAASAFPPIKEEDAVVGFGHVGPISDEGWTWSHHQGLLAVKKAYPKLKKVLEVENIPYSADATRTYRQFVSEGANIIFDTSSNGDFLHGVVKRATDVAFMECDGRVTMDNLGWYYLAHWYPTYVIGVAAGHLSKTGKLGYIASFPVASVYASTNAFLMGARSVNPNAVLQTIVINSWFDPQAATQAGTALIDNGCDFLFGIMDEAGYLQVAEKRGVWAAMWNTDIRRYGPKSYVSSVLIDFTKFYVDQVGKRLAGTWTPTEQLFAMGAGVDRDKWGEKVPTDVAAAADAVRQKMVGGWSPFTGEIKDASGKVRVAAGQTMTDLELYNWDWSVEGVSGLSG
- a CDS encoding Rieske (2Fe-2S) protein, giving the protein MRLEAGWVPVGLSSSIEPGTSAGAVVDGQEIVVWRDSSGIVHVWEDRCPHRGMRMSFGFVRGDHIACLYHGWQYDAAGQCRYIPAHPALDVPLTIKVPTYLAREDYGIIWATASSEAVLPDAVGAAEFAPVRSLYVDCPISDVLAALDQAGMKHLDANTGLLAADGDRLLMAVQRVSPDKTAIHGVILGPLSPQASGRQAHHARLMEKMRFELEQTAEMA